Genomic DNA from Lepeophtheirus salmonis chromosome 9, UVic_Lsal_1.4, whole genome shotgun sequence:
tatttagtttaaagttatgattattgaaaataaattcaaaaaagtatatatttaccATAAACTctacaaatttgttttgaattaaaaagaagtaaggaacttctttttttaagaatattttgagtACTTTGGACTTGTTTTAagatatattaagtatttttctatccattaatttgcaaataatgtataacTGTCcatgatttttgtataaatatgatgcATTGAGCTTTAGTTATCACGTTCGTTACTCATGATTTCTTAGGTAAAGTAGTCTcgtaatttaaagaatttacaCACTCACAAATGAGTAATTTAGAGCATACaaaaaattttgctttattagtatAGATATTATCCCTAGGTGCATAATATTTGTTAcctttttgattgatatttcaattattctaaataataatggttttttttcttttcttttttcagaaaaCCCTCAACGAACGCCTTAGTCGCGACTCCATTTCCATCGATACGAACAACAACCACCAGGAGGAATCTGAAGAACCTCCAGGAGGTGGTATTCTAGGGTCTTCATCAAAGATTATTCATCAGAATGAGTACCTCTCTGAAAAAGTCGTATTTCTCACAGAGCAGCTCGTAGACTGCCGATCCTGTCTCCTCAAAACTCAAAAAGACTTGGAGTCCCTACATTACATCAAGGAACAACAATTCAAGAGTGTTGTAGGTCAACTCCTTTCCTTTGAGTCTGGACTAAGGAGGAAACAACGGGAATTATGCCTAGCCATTTCACAGAGAGATCGAGTTATACGGGAGCAGAGTCATATCATACGCTTCCTGGCAGGGAAATCCGGGCTTGAGGGGGCAAGTGGGAATATTCAAGAGCTACGGAATGAGGCTCTTTCGAAAATACCCGTTCTTCACGAAGAAGGGCGGCAAGAGGAGAGGAGACGGAGGAGTGGACGGGAGGATGAGGAAGAGAATGACAGCTGCCATAGTTCAAAGAAGTTATCTTGCATAATCGAGACGGGTAGTGAGCATGATAGCGATTCTGCCATCATTCTAGATGACTCTTCGGGATCCCCGTCCTCTGCCAAACGGATATCGCGAAGTGTGTCTGATGTCGTTGTTACCAAAGAAGAAGAGGGGGATAATGAAGATGAAGAAGAGTTGCATCTTCTAGAAGGGAGTCTTGACTCCCTTCTGCACACAAAGCAACTCCTCTCCTCACCCAACAAAAGAGTAACAAAACCTAGagaccttaaaaataaaagtcatcTTAAGAAATCATCTGACTTGTCAAATGCTCCATTGACGCCACCCTCTTTCTTATGCCATCAGCAGCACAATACGACAAAGATATCCAGGGACAATGAAACAGGAAGTGTGATATGTTCTATATTTAATACTGACGAGAATGACAACGAATCAGTGGGAGACATGGATGGAAACGTTCCAAATACACCTTTTACAGCAGCAGCAACAACTAGTTCCTTTGCTTAAAAACATAAAACCATAACATAACATATTATGAGTGACGTATTAAGTGATTGTGTGACATTCagtgttaattattattatttttttattatcattatttacgtaatattttattatttttatataattcactacattttatagaaatatatcacgaatcttttatttactttagtaGCATTATATTGTTCCTTGAATTTTCTGGTGGGTCCTCTCATTTGAGCAAGTTAATTTCATCGCATTTTcgtataataaatatgatggAGCGTATGCAGGGGTGACCTAGAAGGGATGTAGCCcctaccccccaaaaaatataataattttttttgactaggaaatttaatatcaaaaaaatttttttttaatttaatatttgaagtttaaaatagtttttcttttttaaattccaaaaaatttaattttcagtgcgttgctatgtttttaatttttctatttggaatttttttccaaaaaaatttaatttttgaactttttttgcaaataaattgatatttgcattcttgaaattttttctaaagtcctataaatttttgaaaaaaaaaaaatcaaaaatttaaaatttaatttttttttaaatttaagcaactttttttggaaaaaaaaatgtaattattgaaacttttaggattttaaaattataaattaaaaatatttattttataaagttaatatttgtaatttctttttcacacattttaatatctgaaaaaaatttctagaaaattttaattttgaaattaagaaaataatagcaattaatttttcaaggccaaactgcttaaaaaaagcTAAGCTAGTAGCCCTattagagtctcagaaaatacgagataccgtaaaatatttttcaatgtctgTACGTACAATGAGTGTTCTAcgtgttttgatgatattgcaaaaaattattatacatataggATATAACTATATTGGGTTAGTCCGGggtattaagaaattaaaaataagtaagaatTCTGCtccttaataaaaaaca
This window encodes:
- the LOC121124469 gene encoding uncharacterized protein, which produces MVKRFGIVKTLNERLSRDSISIDTNNNHQEESEEPPGGGILGSSSKIIHQNEYLSEKVVFLTEQLVDCRSCLLKTQKDLESLHYIKEQQFKSVVGQLLSFESGLRRKQRELCLAISQRDRVIREQSHIIRFLAGKSGLEGASGNIQELRNEALSKIPVLHEEGRQEERRRRSGREDEEENDSCHSSKKLSCIIETGSEHDSDSAIILDDSSGSPSSAKRISRSVSDVVVTKEEEGDNEDEEELHLLEGSLDSLLHTKQLLSSPNKRVTKPRDLKNKSHLKKSSDLSNAPLTPPSFLCHQQHNTTKISRDNETGSVICSIFNTDENDNESVGDMDGNVPNTPFTAAATTSSFA